The Humulus lupulus chromosome 4, drHumLupu1.1, whole genome shotgun sequence genome has a window encoding:
- the LOC133829457 gene encoding cytochrome P450 93A3-like, whose product MEDIQNYIILFLLWLVSTFVVRAMFSKSKTKGRLPPSPYALPIIGHLHHLGPLPHQSLYKLSNRYGPLMHLYLGSVPTVVASSPEVAKEFFKTHEAAFSSRPPPSILNYISYPSPDLTFAPYGPYWKFLKKVCMSQLLGSKTLNLLLPVRTEERKRFLTSILKKAELNESVNVGKELKKLTNNIISRMIMSKRCAHNEDEADEITDVVNGSAEIVGTFNVSEFIWFCKNLDLQGLKKKSMAIHEKFDKMVEAIIKDHRAHVQKEDNFVPRDFLDILLQISDDEGSDVKLTQENIKAFFLDVFVAGTNTSSITLEWALAELINHPTVMKKAMKEVDSVVGKTRLVEESDVVNLPYIQAIVKETLRLHPPGPILSRVASETCTVDGYEIKEKTRLLINVWAISRDPNHWESPLEFKPARFYNEEGSENFKQVDVRGQHFQLLPFGSGRRVCPGTSLGLQVVHTNLASMLQCFEWKTDGLVDMDEGAGLTLPRAHSLVCSPKARLSPLPL is encoded by the exons ATGGAAGATATCCAAAACTACATCATTCTCTTCTTGCTTTGGCTAGTGTCCACCTTTGTGGTCCGAGCCATGTTCTCCAAGAGTAAAACCAAGGGTCGACTGCCACCAAGCCCATATGCTCTCCCTATCATTGGACACCTACACCACCTTGGTCCCTTACCACACCAATCTCTTTACAAGCTCTCCAACCGCTATGGACCCTTGATGCATCTCTATCTTGGCTCTGTCCCAACTGTGGTGGCTTCCTCTCCAGAAGTAGCCAAAGAGTTCTTCAAAACTCACGAAGCTGCCTTCTCTAGTCGCCCTCCTCCCAGTATTCTCAACTACATTTCTTACCCTTCACCTGACTTGACCTTTGCCCCCTACGGCCCTTACTGGAAGTTCTTGAAGAAAGTTTGCATGTCTCAGCTTCTTGGTAGCAAAACTCTTAATCTTCTTCTTCCAGTTAGGACCGAAGAAAGAAAGAGATTCTTAACGTCCATTCTTAAGAAAGCTGAGTTGAATGAGTCTGTTAATGTTGGGAAAGAGCTGAAAAAGCTTACCAACAATATCATATCGAGAATGATCATGAGCAAAAGGTGTGCCCATAATGAGGATGAAGCTGATGAGATCACTGATGTGGTCAACGGCTCAGCTGAGATTGTTGgaacttttaatgtttctgaatTTATTTGGTTTTGTAAGAACTTAGACTTGCAGGGACTTAAGAAGAAGAGTATGGCCATCCATGAAAAGTTCGACAAAATGGTTGAGGCTATCATAAAAGATCACCGAGCACATGTACAGAAGGAAGATAATTTTGTTCCAAGAGATTTTCTTGATATTTTACTTCAAATATCTGACGATGAAGGCTCAGATGTCAAACTAACCCAAGAAAACATCAAGGCATTCTTCCTG GATGTATTTGTAGCTGGGACAAACACCTCATCCATTACCTTAGAATGGGCCCTAGCAGAACTAATCAACCACCCAACAGTCATGAAGAAAGCAATGAAAGAAGTTGATTCAGTAGTTGGAAAAACCAGACTAGTAGAAGAATCTGATGTTGTCAACCTTCCATACATTCAAGCTATTGTGAAAGAGACACTAAGACTTCACCCACCTGGTCCAATACTAAGCAGAGTAGCATCTGAAACTTGCACTGTTGATGGTTATGAGATTAAAGAGAAGACTCGATTGTTGATCAATGTTTGGGCCATTAGCAGGGACCCAAACCACTGGGAAAGCCCACTTGAGTTCAAGCCAGCAAGGTTCTACAACGAAGAAGGAAGTGAAAACTTCAAGCAAGTAGATGTGAGGGGACAACACTTCCAGCTTCTGCCATTTGGGAGTGGAAGAAGAGTGTGCCCTGGTACTTCTCTTGGATTGCAAGTTGTTCATACAAACCTTGCTTCAATGCTTCAGTGCTTTGAGTGGAAAACTGATGGTCTCGTTGACATGGATGAAGGAGCTGGCTTAACCCTCCCAAGGGCTCATTCTCTGGTCTGTTCACCCAAGGCTAGACTTAGTCCACTGCCGCTTTGA